GACGGCTCGGACTTCGCCGGCTGGGCCCGGCAGCCCGCGCAGCGGACGGTGCAGGGCGTCATCGAGGAGGCGCTCGGTCGCGTGCTGCGGCTCGACCCGCCGCCGGTGCTGACGGTGGCGGGCCGTACCGATGCGGGGGTGCACGCCCGAGGGCAGGTCGCGCACGTCGTGGTGCCGGTGGCCGCGTACGCGGCGGCGGGCAGCACGCTGCCGCGCCGCATGGCGGGTCTGTTGCCGCCGGACGTGCGGGTGTGGCGGGTGACGCCCGCCCCCGAGGGCTTCGACGCCAGGTTCTCCGCACTGTCGCGGCGGTACGTGTACCGGGTGTGCGACGACCCGGTGGGCGTCGATCCGCTGCGGCGGCGTGACGTGCTGTGGCATCCGCGTCCGCTGGACATCGACCGGATGAACGAGGCGGCCGTGCTGTTGTCCGGCGAGCACGACTTCGCCGCGTTCTGCCGCAAGCGGGAGGGCGCGACCACCATTCGGCGGCTGCTGCGGTACGAGTGGGCGCGGCAGGAGCCGAGGGTCGCGGCCGC
The DNA window shown above is from Thermomonospora umbrina and carries:
- the truA gene encoding tRNA pseudouridine(38-40) synthase TruA, whose protein sequence is MTALVRLRLDIGYDGSDFAGWARQPAQRTVQGVIEEALGRVLRLDPPPVLTVAGRTDAGVHARGQVAHVVVPVAAYAAAGSTLPRRMAGLLPPDVRVWRVTPAPEGFDARFSALSRRYVYRVCDDPVGVDPLRRRDVLWHPRPLDIDRMNEAAVLLSGEHDFAAFCRKREGATTIRRLLRYEWARQEPRVAAATVEADAFCHSMVRALVGALLVVGDGRRDVDWPAKVLAARVRDSAVNVAPAHGLSLEEIRYPDDEGLARRAQETRRVRTLSVGDASGS